One Juglans regia cultivar Chandler unplaced genomic scaffold, Walnut 2.0 Scaffold_777, whole genome shotgun sequence genomic window, TATGGGGAAGGGGTACTACAAAATTAACATGTAAAAAGCATGGAGATGGGATACTACAAGTTCAAACAAATAACAAGGAAGTTTCTACAACTTCCTTAATTTACCAACTTAAAAGAAGGGATCAAAGTTATgcatctttatttccttcaaagttgaaagaaagaaaactgaaattaaaGCACCGTAAAGCAGACTAATGTACCAGAAGTCCTACTTTATGTctgatttattaatatatactcaGACGAGAGATGGGGAGATCAGGAGAACCATGCACTCAAATTAACAAACATTATAATTTCCTGGAATGTTTAAGATGTTCATTAGAAAAGCAGTAAAAACTGTatcaattagttttatttatagatgatAGTTAGCCAATAAAACAATCCCCCATCAGAATTTCATtaatcaaaattgaaataaaatggactTTCAAAGTTGGGAATAAGCTGACTGATGATGGTTTGCAGACCATATCTGATGGTTGTTCTCACCTTTAAACACTGGAGCTTTGGCGTTGTCGTCATGTCTCTCTGAAAGGGGATTTCGGAAGAAAATATTCTGAACGGATAAAAAACTTGCTGTTTCATTATTTCAGTgaccaagaatttgagaaatattggctATTGGCTATTAACTATTGGCTACCGGTAATTAATGTTTTGATCAACTTGTTATTGATATTactaagaaaaattttatatgattaccaatgcactacaaaaaaaatggtaGTTTGCCGGTGTCCCATAAACGCCGGCAATATGACAATAAATGCCGGTAATGGTTTTACCTGCGTTTGTTTACCTACACAACTCAAGTGCCGACACTTAAGGGTCGGGAATATTATTTTCCGGCATTTATGCCACCATCCCATTTTTGGTTACCAGTGGATGGGCGAGTGCCAACAAACACCCATATGactaattcttttaataaacatgagaactaattaaaaatattttaccctttttataatgagttcatttctttaaaaaacaaataattccaGATGACTTTCGATAAAAAACtattcaaatttagataatgtCTCTAGTCAGAAAATTGACATATCAAATACCTCCtttgtgtgtaaattttaaaattattattattttgagatttgaaaaaatttaattatttactatattttgtgtgtaaatttgataaaaatttaatgatgagatgaaataaaacactttCCAAATCTAAATGGAACCtaattatatttgaagaatTTTATATCACACTTTATTAtcgtaaaataatttgatttaataaataaattttagatttaaagattaAATTAGAGTATATAAGGATTGTGTGGTACAAAGACATCTTCCAAATTTAAgcatgaagaagaattttttttttttttttttcgatttgaaCTTGTACAAAGCTTTGGGgctggttttggaaaataaaagacaaaaaattgaataaaaatattataaagttaaaatattattagaacataatttgttttcatattatttatattttagaatttgaaaaagttgaattgcttttatattttgtttaaaagtttagaaaattttaataattagataataattagatgaaaaattaaaaatttgaaattgaaaaatatttatatttgtgatatttgaatattgaaatgagataagatgagatagaacatctctatccaaaccaatcATTAGAGAACTTCAAAGGGGGTATTGAGAGTTCTCACCAATAAGTGTAAAAtgcactttttattttgtgtgtttttttttcaagtattttttaaatcattttaaatatttataaaacagattcacaaatttattaaaatacattacttaactattgagtaaaaaaaaatcaaattggtacAAACTTTCGAGATAATTTATTAGTGGCTTGAGCATTTTCCTAGGGGGCACTGGGCAGCACTACAGCGATTGAGATTCCTTTTGAAGAATTCTCCAGACATggtcaaaagtttatttttcactattttaaaatttttacacaaaatataacaaataattcaattttaactctactatttataaactatcttaactcatttcaatttatctctaaattcaaaccattCTGTCTCCAACCATAAGAGttcaaaatcaagcaaaacaagatatattaatatacttccATAGAACAAATTGacgcccaaaaaaaaaattcaaaacaaaagattaataaatgagagatgacagctaaaacaattttatttggacCGGTAGGATTGaaattaagcaaaagagagagcgCCAACAAACACCCACTAACCAACCAAACTGAATGATAGAAGGGCGAGTGTTAATTGAAATGAtaactttttcttcaacctaTCCTGCTCGattccaatatttttcatctccagggagtatatttaaaaataaataatgctacttataattttatttatatttttacttataaaacttattttattaatttatttttattttaaattcaaattctgaattttaaattttataatctttaacatatttaaaaataaattaattttaacatatttaaaagtttatcaAGTGCTCTGCTTGGCTATGGGCTGGGAAAGCCGGGGCGCACGATTTCTACCGTTAagatcgtgctcttggatgccaAATACAAGCAGTCACGCAATCCCAAGCTCAGAGCATCTGGGTTGGACagctcaaattcaaataaaattaaagagaaaactttataatcttcaaagagaaaattaaatttctgaaaaatgatTGATCTCACGTTTATCAACAATGAAGTGATTACTTTACATATTTGCACATCCACCATAAAaactaattagttttaaaagttggAAGAGTGATTGCCTTGTCTGTTCCATTCACCAATGCAATTGGACATACAGCCTGTCTTTGATCGTCATGTTGAAATTaacttccttaattttttaaattataactcaaatcatacgaaaaatattaattttttactcttAGTTGCAGTATAgttgtcattatttttatcattttccacttAAAATAATTCCTATCCACTTGGTTTTTCTGGAAGTTAAGTCAACTATATCAACCAAGAGGCCAGAAATACGGTTTCAATTTATCCACTTCCTTCCTGAAGAAAAACATGGCTGATCTTGCCTCTAGCCTCGCCAGTAGTCTCTTGAAGAAATTAGGCTCTTTGGTTTATCAAGAGCTCTACTTGGCATGGGGTGTCCAGAGCGACCTGCATAAACTTGAGAGCACGATTTCTATCCTTAagatcgtgctcttggatgctgAAGACAAGCAAGCAAACAACCCCATGCTGAGCATCTGGCTTGGACggcttaaaaatatgttatatgtcGCAGAGGATGTGGTAGATGAACTTGAGTACGAAGCTTTAAGGAAGCAAGCGATTACGACATATGGAAGCGCTATGGCAAAGGTATGCCATTTCTTTTGTTCATTCATGGCACTTTCATCCCGTTTAAAACTGGCTCACAAAATCAAGGACATTAGAGAGAGGTTAGATGAGATTAATGCTGATAAGGTTCAGTTTAATCTCACTGAGCGGCATGAAGAGGTGCATGTCAATCCCCTGTGGAGGGAGAAGACCCATTCCTTTATTGATCCTTCAACAGTATTCGGTAGGGATGGtgacaaagaagaaataaaaaagagtttgatgCACCCAAATCCCACTagaaatcttaatataattgcCATAGTTGGATTAGGAGGTATGGGAAAGACCACACTTGCCAAGGTTGTTTACAATGACGAATCCGTAGTTAAACATTTTCAGTTGAGAATGTGGGTTTGTGTACCTGAGAATTTTAATGTTACAAGATTGGTGAAAGACATCCTTAAATCTGCTGGTGGTAGAGTTGATAAGAATTCAAGTAATGAAGATACATTGTAGACTAGTTTGAGAGAACTTTTAAAGGATAAAAGGTTTCTACTAGTTTTAGATGATGTCTggaatgaaaatagaaataaatggaCTGAACTGAGAGATTTGCTTAATGGAGGGTCGCATGGAAGTGTCATTGTTGTAACGACACGTAGTCACAGGGTTTCTTCCGTTTTAGACCCTGTTTATACACATTCTGTAGAAGGTCtatcaaaagaagaaagtttGTCTTTGTTTGTGAAATGTGCATTCAAGGAAGGAGAAGACAAACTATATCCAAATCTCTTGCCAATTGCAGATGAAATAGTGAAAAAGTGTAAAGGGGTTCCACTGGCCCTGAAGAGTTTAGGTGGTCTACTTTATTCGAAAGTCGATGAAAGCGAGTGGGAATTGGTGAGAGGTAACGAGATTTGGgaattggaagaaaatgagggaggCATCTTACCTGCATTGCAATTGAGCTATAATCAAATGCCAATTCATTTGAAGCGATGCTTTGCTTATTGCGTTAATTTTCCAAAGGATTATGATTTCAGTAATATCCTTTTAATTGAACAATGGGTGGCACATGGATTAATC contains:
- the LOC118346364 gene encoding putative disease resistance protein RGA3, with translation MADLASSLASSLLKKLGSLVYQELYLAWGVQSDLHKLESTISILKIVLLDAEDKQANNPMLSIWLGRLKNMLYVAEDVVDELEYEALRKQAITTYGSAMAKVCHFFCSFMALSSRLKLAHKIKDIRERLDEINADKVQFNLTERHEEVHVNPLWREKTHSFIDPSTVFGRDGDKEEIKKSLMHPNPTRNLNIIAIVGLGGMGKTTLAKVVYNDESVVKHFQLRMWVCVPENFNVTRLVKDILKSAGGRVDKNSKGLSKEESLSLFVKCAFKEGEDKLYPNLLPIADEIVKKCKGVPLALKSLGGLLYSKVDESEWELVRGNEIWELEENEGGILPALQLSYNQMPIHLKRCFAYCVNFPKDYDFSNILLIEQWVAHGLIIQMSPNKKQELEDIGELYIKELMSICFFQLDLQENLFGMYSFKMHDLVHDLVLSIGHEEWSEIDSDNKDMASTVRHLSISSSSQQVSKFSNKLTNVRSIMYRNEPHVSSVEACISRFKSLRLLTIPYSDFENLPSSIGTQKHLRYLGLSLNQSIKKLPNSICKLHNLQTLLLDGCRDLERLPKDMRNMINLRFLTISTKDTCLFVNGVCCFNSLQILWVVECPRLECLLPQMDRCLTNLRMLVFVECESLTSLPPIIKHLKALESLYICDCEEIDLTGGGGGDAQDLNLRLQILYITNLPKLEILPEWLLGSANTLKHLHIEQCENLKALPEWLPTLKSLQTLEIIECNELSSLPEGIRHMKTLRKLVIIPEL